A stretch of the Methylacidiphilum caldifontis genome encodes the following:
- the hisH gene encoding imidazole glycerol phosphate synthase subunit HisH gives MQNRCNELDLSNLPVGIIDYGMGNLRSVENVLVTLGCRVERLLSAPSHTDFLAIVLPGVGAFGDCMKSLRNKGFLAFLEHWISRDLPFLGICLGYQILFEQSMESEGCEGLGIFEGRVVRFIEGKEKIPHIGWNSVQIAKKSSYLEDIVTGDYFYFVHSYYPDVLQKEIILLHTDYCGVNFSSAIAKGNLLATQFHPEKSHKKGIQLLSNFLNRAKMYWLLEKKVAK, from the coding sequence TTGCAAAACCGTTGTAACGAACTCGACTTATCCAATCTTCCTGTCGGCATAATCGACTACGGGATGGGTAATCTTAGGAGTGTCGAAAATGTTCTTGTTACCTTAGGATGCCGAGTAGAAAGACTCCTTTCTGCCCCCTCCCATACCGATTTTCTTGCCATTGTTTTACCAGGGGTTGGTGCCTTTGGTGATTGCATGAAAAGCCTTCGAAATAAAGGGTTTTTAGCCTTCCTTGAACATTGGATATCCAGGGACTTGCCTTTTTTAGGAATTTGCCTAGGATACCAGATTCTTTTTGAACAAAGTATGGAATCAGAAGGCTGTGAAGGGCTGGGGATTTTTGAAGGAAGGGTAGTGCGATTTATCGAAGGCAAGGAAAAAATACCCCATATAGGCTGGAATTCGGTTCAAATCGCCAAAAAATCCAGTTACCTCGAAGATATTGTCACAGGTGATTATTTTTATTTTGTTCACAGTTACTATCCCGATGTCCTCCAGAAAGAAATCATCCTTTTGCATACAGATTACTGTGGAGTCAACTTTAGTAGCGCTATTGCCAAAGGCAATCTTTTAGCCACACAATTTCATCCTGAAAAAAGCCATAAAAAAGGGATACAACTTTTATCAAACTTCCTTAACAGGGCAAAAATGTACTGGTTGCTTGAGAAAAAGGTGGCAAAATGA
- the hisA gene encoding 1-(5-phosphoribosyl)-5-[(5-phosphoribosylamino)methylideneamino]imidazole-4-carboxamide isomerase: MKIYAAIDLFKGQVVRLRQGKIEEMTVYSSDPVKTALFWQEQGADGLHIVDLQGAFEGKPQHLALLEKIAQVVTLPIQFGGGLRTEEQALKAIEKGAQRVIIGSRLVTDPEFLDNLSKKLGSEKIVAALDTKNGEVQVEGWKKSSGYTVENFIKWIKQKGVGFLLYTNIQTDGTLNGPDIKGTQAVVKMSSLPVFASGGIGCDKDLEELQKIKDLYGAILGRSLYEGKISLVVKKKKD, translated from the coding sequence ATGAAAATCTATGCTGCTATCGATCTTTTTAAAGGCCAGGTCGTTCGCTTAAGACAAGGCAAAATTGAAGAAATGACTGTTTATTCATCTGATCCAGTCAAAACAGCTCTTTTCTGGCAGGAACAAGGAGCAGATGGATTGCATATTGTCGATCTGCAAGGAGCATTTGAGGGAAAACCCCAACATCTAGCTCTGCTTGAAAAAATCGCCCAGGTGGTAACCCTTCCTATCCAGTTTGGAGGGGGATTGAGAACGGAAGAACAAGCTTTAAAGGCCATTGAAAAAGGTGCCCAAAGAGTGATTATTGGAAGTAGATTAGTCACAGACCCTGAATTTTTGGATAATCTTTCGAAGAAATTAGGCTCAGAGAAAATAGTGGCTGCGTTGGACACCAAAAACGGGGAAGTCCAGGTTGAAGGATGGAAAAAATCCAGTGGCTATACAGTAGAAAACTTTATAAAATGGATAAAACAGAAAGGAGTCGGATTTTTACTTTACACGAACATCCAGACCGATGGGACATTGAACGGGCCCGACATAAAAGGCACTCAAGCTGTGGTTAAAATGAGTTCGTTGCCTGTCTTTGCTTCTGGCGGAATAGGTTGTGACAAAGACCTTGAAGAGCTTCAAAAAATAAAAGATCTTTATGGGGCTATCTTGGGAAGAAGTTTGTACGAAGGGAAAATTTCTTTGGTTGTAAAAAAGAAAAAAGATTAG
- a CDS encoding metallophosphoesterase, producing MKRGFFFALYYGLSGYVIFRGFLVLPHILFFQGFYLVICAWAVWGYFICSAIKERLHLPMLNGLMAFSSLWLPAVIYFFFGICLADGIWIVAPPSFHAFFAGRLWMIGLGEVGLVALILIKGYLNTLDIEVKKMELSIEKTCPLSSLRVVVASDIHAGGTIGKRRLSIIIKKILSLKPDLILLPGDLIDGSRRVLEKEGIDQFFKNLAAPLGVYSCIGNHECFYDSDSLSAFLENCGIAVLRDEQRKVDNFFYVIGRDDRAVEIIEGKRKRKTLKEILKESDRSKPLFVMDHRPTAIDEAVREQVDLLVCGHTHQGQFWPINYIVDRLFPLSYGYRKIGASHIIVTRGAGTWGPPVRVGQKSEIVFLQLFFKK from the coding sequence ATGAAACGTGGATTTTTTTTTGCCCTTTATTATGGGCTTAGTGGTTATGTAATTTTCAGGGGGTTTTTGGTTCTTCCTCATATTTTATTTTTCCAGGGTTTTTATCTGGTGATTTGTGCATGGGCTGTTTGGGGTTATTTCATCTGTTCGGCCATTAAAGAACGGCTGCATCTACCTATGCTCAATGGGCTTATGGCTTTCTCTAGCCTTTGGCTCCCTGCTGTTATCTACTTTTTTTTTGGTATATGCCTGGCGGATGGAATATGGATAGTTGCTCCACCCTCTTTTCATGCTTTTTTTGCTGGTAGGCTATGGATGATAGGCCTTGGTGAGGTCGGACTTGTAGCTTTGATTTTAATTAAGGGTTATCTGAACACCCTTGATATCGAAGTGAAAAAGATGGAACTGAGCATTGAAAAAACATGCCCGCTGTCTTCATTGCGAGTGGTTGTAGCCTCAGATATCCATGCAGGAGGCACTATCGGCAAAAGGAGACTTTCGATTATTATAAAAAAAATTCTCTCTCTTAAGCCTGATTTAATTTTACTTCCAGGAGATCTCATTGACGGGAGCAGAAGAGTTTTAGAAAAAGAAGGGATTGATCAATTTTTTAAAAATCTTGCCGCCCCTTTGGGAGTGTATAGTTGTATAGGCAATCATGAATGTTTTTATGATTCAGATAGCTTGTCGGCCTTTCTCGAAAATTGTGGCATTGCCGTTCTCAGGGATGAACAAAGGAAAGTAGATAATTTTTTTTACGTCATTGGAAGAGATGATAGGGCTGTAGAAATCATCGAGGGAAAAAGGAAAAGGAAAACACTCAAGGAAATTCTTAAAGAAAGCGACAGGAGCAAACCCCTCTTTGTAATGGATCACAGGCCGACAGCTATTGATGAAGCGGTTAGGGAACAAGTGGATCTTTTGGTTTGTGGGCATACACATCAAGGACAATTTTGGCCTATAAACTACATTGTAGATCGGCTCTTTCCCTTGAGTTATGGCTATAGAAAAATAGGGGCAAGTCATATCATCGTGACAAGGGGAGCCGGTACATGGGGTCCACCCGTTAGAGTAGGGCAAAAATCAGAAATCGTTTTTCTTCAGCTTTTTTTTAAAAAATAG
- a CDS encoding DoxX family protein — MKAKQRVYSNLFCWLFQTSSTLAFFPLRIVLGIIFFAHGAQKLFGWFGGKGLEGTASSFAEKLHLVPGIFWATLAGGGEFLGAVLLLLGFATRIAALNLVIIMTVAIFTAHLKAFFVHDGGMEYALSLWAGAFALLIGGGGSLSLDKVITRSKNS; from the coding sequence ATGAAAGCAAAGCAAAGAGTGTATTCAAACTTGTTTTGTTGGCTTTTTCAAACGTCATCAACCTTGGCTTTTTTCCCTTTAAGGATTGTCCTCGGTATAATCTTTTTTGCCCATGGAGCACAAAAACTTTTTGGTTGGTTTGGGGGAAAAGGGCTTGAGGGTACGGCGAGCAGTTTTGCCGAAAAATTACACCTTGTCCCTGGAATCTTCTGGGCAACTCTAGCAGGGGGAGGTGAGTTTTTGGGAGCAGTTCTCCTTTTGTTGGGTTTCGCTACTCGCATTGCAGCCCTCAATTTAGTGATCATCATGACGGTGGCCATTTTTACTGCACATTTGAAAGCTTTTTTTGTCCATGATGGAGGCATGGAGTATGCTCTGAGTCTGTGGGCGGGTGCATTTGCCTTGTTGATTGGGGGTGGAGGATCTCTCTCTCTAGATAAGGTTATAACTCGCTCGAAAAATAGCTAG
- a CDS encoding RNA-guided endonuclease InsQ/TnpB family protein, giving the protein MLIRQAFKYELMPNGQQERQMCRFAGSCRFVYNRALALQKERHERGEKKLGYAGLCKLLTEWRNSAETAWLKDAPVHPLQQSLKDLERAYANFFAKRAGFPRFRKKGMSDSFRYPDPKQIKLEQHNNRIFLPKLGWLRYRNSRDVLGVVKNVTVSQSCGKWYVSIQTEREVEQIVPQGGTVGIDMGIARFATLSDGTFYAPLHSFRRHEMALGKAQQSLSRRVRFSNNWRKAKARVGRIHARIANVRRDFLHKTSTAISKNHAVVFVEDLQVRNMSGSAAGTIEAPGRKVRAMSGLNKSILDQGWFEFGRQLDYKLAWSGGRLIAVPPENTSRACPCCGHVSADNRQTQAWFACVECGFEDNADVVGAINIFSRGMQMLRDEGQGTLHACSRMAQAVSPDGLWIEPRWRSEAGTHRSDPGEVPCHP; this is encoded by the coding sequence ATGCTTATTCGCCAAGCCTTCAAGTACGAATTGATGCCAAACGGCCAGCAGGAGCGGCAAATGTGCCGCTTTGCTGGCTCATGCCGGTTCGTCTACAACAGGGCGCTGGCGTTGCAGAAGGAACGCCACGAGCGAGGCGAGAAAAAACTTGGCTACGCTGGGTTGTGCAAGCTGCTCACCGAGTGGCGCAACAGCGCGGAAACGGCATGGCTCAAGGACGCTCCGGTGCATCCCTTGCAACAATCCCTCAAAGACCTGGAGCGAGCCTACGCCAACTTCTTTGCCAAGCGGGCTGGTTTCCCACGCTTCAGGAAGAAAGGCATGTCGGATAGCTTCCGCTACCCCGACCCGAAGCAGATCAAGCTGGAGCAGCACAACAACCGCATCTTTCTGCCCAAGCTCGGCTGGCTGCGCTACCGCAACAGCCGCGATGTGCTCGGTGTAGTCAAGAACGTCACCGTAAGCCAGTCATGCGGTAAGTGGTACGTGAGCATCCAGACCGAGCGGGAGGTCGAGCAGATCGTCCCGCAAGGGGGTACGGTTGGCATCGACATGGGGATCGCCCGCTTCGCTACGCTCTCGGATGGCACGTTCTACGCCCCGCTCCACAGCTTCAGACGGCATGAGATGGCGTTGGGCAAGGCGCAGCAGTCATTGAGCCGCAGGGTCAGATTCAGCAACAACTGGAGGAAGGCAAAAGCAAGAGTTGGGCGCATCCACGCACGCATCGCCAATGTCCGCCGCGACTTCCTGCATAAGACCTCGACCGCGATCAGCAAAAACCACGCTGTAGTCTTCGTCGAGGACCTGCAGGTACGGAACATGTCCGGGTCGGCGGCGGGCACCATCGAGGCTCCAGGCCGAAAGGTTCGGGCCATGTCCGGCCTGAACAAGTCGATCCTGGATCAAGGTTGGTTCGAGTTCGGTCGCCAACTGGACTACAAGCTGGCATGGAGCGGAGGCCGGCTGATCGCCGTGCCGCCGGAGAATACGAGCCGCGCCTGCCCGTGCTGCGGACACGTTTCGGCGGACAACCGCCAGACGCAGGCCTGGTTTGCGTGTGTGGAATGTGGTTTCGAGGACAACGCCGATGTGGTCGGTGCAATCAACATCTTCTCTCGCGGGATGCAAATGTTGCGGGACGAAGGGCAGGGCACGCTGCACGCTTGCAGCAGGATGGCGCAAGCCGTCAGCCCGGATGGCCTGTGGATCGAACCGCGCTGGCGGTCGGAAGCAGGAACCCACCGAAGCGACCCAGGAGAGGTGCCATGCCACCCTTGA
- the tnpA gene encoding IS200/IS605 family transposase has translation MAQNQDIRHGRHCVFKMHVHLVFVTKYRRNVFDDDAINRLRTIFAKVCADFEAQLIEMDGKDDHVHLLVEYPPKVAVSNLVNSLKGVSSRLLRKERPDIQKRYWKGVLWSPSYFASSCGGAPISIVRQYIEQQQTPH, from the coding sequence ATGGCGCAAAATCAAGATATAAGACATGGACGGCACTGTGTCTTCAAGATGCACGTCCATTTGGTCTTCGTGACGAAATACCGCCGCAATGTGTTCGACGACGACGCCATCAACCGGCTGCGCACGATCTTCGCCAAGGTCTGTGCCGACTTTGAGGCGCAACTGATCGAAATGGACGGCAAGGACGATCACGTCCATCTGCTCGTGGAATATCCACCCAAGGTCGCCGTCTCCAATCTGGTGAACAGTCTCAAGGGCGTATCCAGCCGGCTGCTGCGCAAGGAGCGGCCCGACATTCAGAAGCGTTACTGGAAAGGCGTGCTGTGGTCGCCGTCGTACTTCGCTTCAAGTTGCGGCGGCGCGCCGATTTCCATCGTGCGCCAGTACATCGAGCAGCAGCAGACGCCACACTGA
- the carB gene encoding carbamoyl-phosphate synthase large subunit: MGKRTDIKSILVIGSGPIVIGQAAEFDYSGVQACKALKEEGYRVILINSNPATIMTDPEFSDKTYIEPITADFLEKIIKLERPDALLPTLGGQTALNVGVELAERGVLDAFGVEMLGAKIDAIKKAEDRQLFKEEMIRIGLDVPQSGIARSVEEAKQVAYQINKFPLIIRPAFTLGGQGGGIAYNREEFEQVVSRGLHVSPIGEILIEEGLLGWKEFEMEVMRDRKDCCVVICPIENFDPMGVHTGDSITVAPAQTLTDEEYQKMRDWAFAVIRQIGVETGGSNIQFAVDPKTGRMVVIEMNPRVSRSSALASKATGFPIAKIAAKLAVGYTLDELPNDITRKTLACFEPAIDYVVVKIPRFTFEKFPEADPTLSSSMKSVGEVMAIGRSFKESLQKALRSLEIGAFGLAGGVHGHDQILPLEQIRYFLLTPRAERIFYIRHALRSGMDIDTIASLSGIDPWFLSQIEELVQEEEILRQKGAPSFLLEAKVDGFSDKQLSSLWGLPEEEIRTLRKKENCIPTYRLVDTCAAEFEASTPYYYSSYEPGISEFELNKQDKKIIILGAGPNRIGQGIEFDYCCVHALMALRELGYKTIMINSNPETVSTDYDSSDFLFFEPLTIEDVLHVYEKTQAHGIITQFGGQTPLNLAFSLKKAGVRILGTSVESIETAEDRRLFSRLVSKLGLRQPLSSIISNVQEAILAAKKIGFPLLLRPSYVLGGRAMHIVYTENDLVQFVEEAIQAAPDKPVLLDHFLEEAIEVDVDCVSDGQDVFIGAILEHVELAGVHSGDSACVLPPFSLSEKIKEEIRKTVFLLARELNVVGLMNVQFAVQKNALYVLEVNPRASRTVPFISKAIGIPLAKLAAQVIMGKKLRELGYVGREIAPSYYCVKEAVFPFDRFPGVDIILGPEMKSTGEVMGVDDDFGIAYAKTQIALNAPLPLKGKVFLSVRDQDKKDGVEIARALVHLGFDIVATEGTARALHESGVQCTKLHKLSEGRPNVLDMIKNGEIALVINTPSGPRARKDEIRIRTTSLYSKIPVMTTIAAAKATVEAIRSLQSREFHVKPLQDYHLELTKCAGLPRRLGRGRIARRA, translated from the coding sequence ATGGGTAAAAGAACAGATATAAAATCCATTTTAGTCATTGGCAGTGGTCCTATAGTTATTGGACAAGCTGCAGAGTTCGATTATTCGGGGGTTCAGGCTTGCAAGGCTTTGAAAGAGGAAGGCTACAGGGTGATACTCATCAACAGTAACCCGGCAACGATCATGACTGACCCTGAATTTTCCGACAAGACTTATATCGAACCGATAACTGCTGATTTTCTGGAAAAGATTATCAAGCTTGAAAGGCCTGATGCCCTGCTGCCGACTTTAGGTGGTCAAACCGCTTTAAATGTGGGCGTAGAACTTGCTGAAAGGGGAGTCTTAGATGCTTTTGGTGTGGAGATGTTAGGAGCCAAAATAGACGCCATAAAGAAAGCTGAAGATAGGCAACTTTTTAAGGAAGAAATGATCCGGATTGGCCTGGATGTTCCCCAATCTGGAATCGCCCGGAGTGTGGAAGAAGCGAAACAAGTGGCTTACCAAATTAATAAATTTCCACTCATTATCAGGCCCGCTTTTACCCTAGGTGGTCAAGGAGGAGGTATCGCCTACAACCGTGAAGAGTTTGAACAGGTCGTTTCTCGTGGGCTCCATGTTTCACCGATTGGTGAAATTTTAATCGAGGAAGGGTTATTGGGTTGGAAAGAATTTGAAATGGAGGTCATGAGAGATCGCAAAGATTGTTGCGTGGTGATATGCCCGATTGAGAATTTTGATCCAATGGGTGTGCATACCGGAGATAGTATTACTGTTGCTCCAGCCCAAACTCTTACCGATGAAGAGTATCAGAAGATGCGGGATTGGGCTTTTGCGGTGATAAGACAGATTGGGGTGGAGACGGGAGGATCTAATATTCAATTTGCCGTAGATCCAAAAACTGGAAGAATGGTCGTGATTGAAATGAACCCGAGGGTTTCACGGTCTTCGGCCTTAGCTTCGAAAGCAACAGGATTTCCCATTGCTAAAATTGCAGCTAAACTGGCTGTTGGATATACTCTGGATGAGCTTCCCAACGATATCACCCGGAAAACCTTGGCTTGTTTTGAGCCAGCGATAGACTACGTGGTGGTTAAAATCCCACGGTTTACTTTTGAAAAATTTCCAGAAGCCGATCCTACTCTTTCTTCATCAATGAAAAGTGTTGGAGAGGTGATGGCTATTGGAAGATCGTTTAAAGAGTCTCTTCAGAAAGCTTTACGATCCCTTGAAATTGGGGCTTTTGGGCTTGCGGGGGGAGTTCATGGCCATGACCAGATTTTACCTTTGGAACAGATTCGCTATTTTCTCCTTACTCCAAGGGCTGAACGTATTTTTTACATCCGGCATGCACTGCGCTCGGGAATGGACATAGATACAATTGCTTCTCTAAGTGGGATAGATCCCTGGTTTTTGAGCCAGATTGAAGAGCTTGTTCAGGAGGAAGAAATATTGAGGCAGAAGGGAGCACCTTCTTTTTTACTTGAAGCAAAGGTAGATGGGTTTTCAGATAAACAGCTTTCCTCGTTGTGGGGACTTCCCGAGGAAGAAATTAGAACCTTAAGAAAAAAGGAAAATTGTATTCCGACCTACAGGCTTGTTGATACTTGTGCTGCTGAATTTGAAGCTTCTACTCCTTATTATTATTCCTCTTATGAGCCGGGAATAAGCGAATTTGAGTTAAACAAGCAAGACAAAAAGATCATCATATTAGGGGCTGGGCCAAACCGGATTGGGCAGGGGATCGAATTTGATTATTGTTGTGTTCATGCCCTGATGGCTTTAAGAGAGCTCGGATATAAAACGATAATGATTAATTCTAATCCTGAAACGGTTTCCACCGATTATGACAGTTCTGATTTTCTTTTTTTTGAGCCCTTGACGATAGAGGATGTGCTCCATGTTTATGAAAAAACGCAAGCCCATGGTATTATTACCCAATTTGGTGGGCAGACGCCTCTTAATCTCGCTTTCTCCTTGAAAAAAGCAGGGGTTAGGATCTTAGGGACTTCTGTTGAATCGATAGAAACAGCCGAAGATAGGAGACTTTTTTCCCGGTTGGTCTCCAAACTCGGCTTACGTCAACCCCTAAGTTCCATTATCAGCAATGTGCAAGAAGCCATTTTAGCTGCTAAAAAAATCGGATTCCCACTGCTTTTGCGTCCCTCTTATGTCTTGGGAGGAAGAGCGATGCATATTGTTTATACGGAAAATGATCTCGTTCAATTTGTAGAGGAGGCGATCCAGGCTGCACCGGATAAGCCCGTGTTGCTTGATCACTTCTTGGAAGAAGCTATAGAAGTGGATGTCGATTGTGTGAGTGATGGTCAAGATGTCTTTATTGGAGCTATCCTGGAGCATGTTGAATTGGCGGGGGTACACTCTGGAGATAGCGCCTGTGTTCTTCCTCCTTTTAGTCTTTCTGAAAAGATCAAGGAAGAAATCAGAAAGACGGTGTTCTTGCTAGCAAGGGAACTGAATGTTGTGGGATTGATGAATGTACAATTTGCAGTTCAAAAAAATGCGCTTTATGTCCTTGAAGTCAACCCCAGGGCTTCTCGGACTGTCCCCTTCATTAGTAAAGCGATAGGAATTCCCTTAGCCAAATTGGCTGCCCAAGTCATCATGGGTAAAAAGCTTAGAGAGTTAGGATACGTGGGCAGAGAAATTGCTCCCTCTTATTACTGTGTCAAAGAAGCGGTATTTCCTTTCGACCGATTCCCTGGTGTCGATATCATTCTTGGACCAGAAATGAAGTCGACGGGTGAAGTCATGGGTGTTGATGATGATTTTGGGATAGCCTATGCGAAAACCCAAATTGCCTTGAATGCGCCGTTACCTCTAAAAGGAAAAGTTTTTTTGAGTGTCCGTGACCAGGATAAAAAAGATGGTGTGGAGATAGCGAGGGCTCTTGTTCATCTGGGCTTTGATATCGTAGCTACCGAAGGTACAGCCAGGGCTCTCCATGAATCGGGAGTCCAATGTACTAAGCTCCATAAATTGTCCGAAGGTAGACCCAACGTCCTCGACATGATCAAAAACGGGGAAATCGCCCTTGTGATCAATACTCCTTCTGGACCAAGAGCAAGAAAAGATGAAATTCGGATAAGGACCACTTCTCTCTATAGTAAAATACCGGTAATGACAACCATAGCCGCTGCTAAAGCAACAGTTGAAGCCATAAGGTCTCTCCAGTCAAGGGAATTCCACGTTAAACCCTTGCAGGATTACCATCTGGAATTGACCAAGTGCGCGGGCTTGCCCCGCCGCTTGGGGCGGGGAAGGATAGCGCGGAGGGCGTAG
- the mqnC gene encoding cyclic dehypoxanthinyl futalosine synthase, translated as MNVISCSNSKNVLEVARKKIESFERFTVEEAKELYFLPLADLGMLADLRRKLLKAPAYGGKGAEIVTYIIDRNINYTNVCTTYCKFCAFYRTEKDPDHYVLSVEQIEEKIRELDAIGGVQILLQGGHHPKLGIDYYINLLHSIHKKFPHINIHGFSPPEFLHFSKLFDLSIEEVIKRFKEAGLGSIPGGGGEILVDSVRKRIAPLKCSSQEWLEVMRVAHRLGLRSSATMMFGHVEQLEDRLEHLEKIRNLQDSTAGFTAFICWTFQPDNTKLKVAKKGPSEYLRMQALSRIFLDNIENIQSSWVTQGVEVGQIALYFGANDFGSVMMEENVVSAAGTTYRTTVTEIEETISRCGFQPKRRNNGYQLLN; from the coding sequence ATGAATGTAATCAGTTGTTCGAACTCAAAAAATGTATTGGAAGTGGCCCGAAAAAAAATAGAAAGCTTTGAAAGGTTTACTGTTGAAGAAGCAAAAGAGCTTTATTTTCTGCCGTTAGCCGATTTAGGCATGTTAGCTGATTTGAGAAGAAAGCTTCTTAAAGCTCCTGCTTATGGAGGAAAAGGAGCTGAAATTGTGACTTACATTATAGACAGAAATATTAATTATACCAATGTCTGTACAACCTATTGTAAGTTTTGTGCTTTTTATCGGACAGAAAAAGATCCAGATCATTATGTCCTTTCAGTCGAACAGATTGAAGAAAAAATAAGGGAACTGGATGCCATTGGGGGTGTCCAGATCTTGCTGCAGGGAGGTCACCATCCTAAACTGGGTATCGATTATTATATCAACCTCCTTCATTCCATTCACAAAAAATTTCCCCACATTAATATTCATGGTTTTTCACCTCCCGAGTTCCTCCACTTTTCTAAGCTCTTTGATCTGTCAATCGAAGAGGTAATCAAGCGGTTTAAGGAAGCCGGCCTAGGATCAATTCCTGGAGGAGGAGGAGAAATCCTTGTTGATTCCGTAAGGAAAAGAATTGCTCCCCTCAAATGTTCTTCTCAAGAATGGTTGGAAGTCATGAGGGTTGCCCATCGGTTAGGGTTAAGATCGAGTGCAACAATGATGTTTGGGCATGTCGAGCAGCTTGAAGACCGGTTGGAACATCTTGAAAAAATCAGAAATCTACAGGATAGCACGGCTGGGTTTACCGCTTTTATCTGTTGGACCTTTCAACCTGACAATACGAAGCTAAAGGTTGCAAAAAAGGGGCCATCCGAGTACTTGAGAATGCAGGCTTTATCGCGGATATTTCTTGATAATATCGAAAACATTCAGTCTTCATGGGTCACCCAAGGAGTGGAAGTGGGACAGATTGCCCTCTATTTTGGGGCTAATGACTTTGGAAGTGTAATGATGGAAGAAAACGTTGTTTCTGCTGCAGGAACCACTTATAGAACAACCGTAACGGAGATTGAAGAAACTATAAGTCGATGTGGGTTTCAACCTAAAAGAAGGAACAATGGTTATCAACTTTTAAATTGA